The genomic stretch GTAACACATTCATAAAAGGAGAGAGGAGAATgcaaatttttcaaaagaaaaaagaaacacttACCTTATCTTCATCTCATATCTAAAACAGCGACATCAACATTCACCCCTTCGATTTCTTTGTGACAGCTTCACTTTTTCCTtaaaccaccatcttcatctaaCAAATATTCACCAACACCTCGCCGGATACCTCACCAGACAAACACGTGCAGCCGTCGGTACCGTTCTCGCAGATCCTCCCTCAAGTTTCATTCTGGGTAACTTTTCTTTGCTTTCCAttaattatttcttgtgtttGTCTCTTAGTATTTTAGTATTTCATTTGAGTTATGGTTGTTCATGAAGGATTAGAGATTTCTTTAAAGAATAATGTTTAGGCTTTTATTTGTTCTGTGCCTATTTTACTTTGAAACTTTGAAAAAGCTGAGACTGAAACCGGCAATTTTAAACCAAACTATGGAAAATTCGTTAGTCTAATATGAGAAGTAAGCTTTATGTATAATGTTTATAGATAAGTAAGTTTTAGATTTTCTGGCATACACAAATTTTCCAGAATACTTAATAATATGAGATTATGatatcattaaaaaataattaagtatttTATAATTCATTACTCacaataaaaagtgaaaatagtaaTTTTTATTACGTTCACTAAAATAAACTATTATTTTAAGTAGGCATAGAGTTTAAATTAAAACTAGCGATTTGCAATTTGGAAAATTTTAAGAAGAAAAGGGTAAAAAGTTTAAATAAGTCAAAACaggtttataaatttaaattaagtCAACTGAGTTTTAAGAGTTTTGGTTAAGTTTAGATATATGATTCAGTTTATAAACTATTGTTGAGTATTGTAAATAATGTTTACTAAAAATTGAAGTTTGTTAGAATATAAATGAAATGTCAATTTTATAAATTAGGTATTGTAAATAATGTTTACTAAAAATTGATGGAGAAGTTTCATATTAtagaattgaaaaatatttttataaaacaaaaggAAAACCTTGAAAAGGTGCCTTATTCTAGTTTACTTCCATGACTTTCCAACTTTTAATTGGTCGGATTATATTACAATAATACTATCCTTTAAACCATTTTTCCACCATGTGTCCAACATACAAACATTATAAGAAAACAACATGAAAAAGAATCTGAGTCCGAAATTTCTTAATAAACATTTAGTTCTGTCTTTTGAAAAGGAATGGTGCTAGTATAAGATGCTCTTATTTTATGTTTGGAGTTAATAATAACTATAAGACCACCGTACGTAGTATAAAATCCAAGAGCATAAAAAACAAAAGTCCTATTAATACAaaccaataaaatatatactaaACTATACTCTAAGAATAATGCAATGAGATAGAAGACTTGTGCCAAAGTTGGCTTATTCTTCATTTCTCAAATTAGGCAAGCAACAAAACAGAAGATAATGCATGGCTTACTAACACAAAATGATAATATAAATAAACAACTAACTAGGCATAAGGTTggcaacaaaaaaatagaagaaatctGTTCAAACTCCCCTCTCAATATACTAGAAAACACCACAAACTATTGCTCATATCGGCCACGCAAGGATCTACCCAGTAAGTTACTTTTATCACTTCTGTTCTCTACGTTCAATCAACATGTTAACATTCTTTCACTTATTTTTTGAGACCAATGCAATACCTATAACTTACCGTTTCTTCTTTCTCAATTTTTCTCCAATTGTCTCACTCTTTTTGATAAGTCATCTTTCAAACGTTACATGACACAATCCACTTTTGTCATaatgatttgaaaattttaatttttaattatagctCTGGCACCAAATTAATAACAAGCTTTGAATCATTAAATAAAAGTGTTTTAGACATACAAAGACACAATGGTATCACATGTAATTTTAAAACCAGCTGTtgaatattttctatattttcttAGGAGATACATTACTAAATATTACTATAAATACCTAACATTGAATGATATGTTATATTGATGTTTACATTGGGTAGATAGAGGCAAAACTTTGATAATCGAATTTTTTGTAGATTAAAAGAGATTATGAATGATTATTAACCTCTACATAATAAATctgaaaaaaaaaaccttaaattCTTAACAAATCTCATTTTTCATTCGTTTTAGGCTATTAAACTTCTTTGTGGATGTTAGAGTTTTCATTCGTTTTAGAATGATAATCTCAATCTAAAAATCAATTCATAGCAATTGGCATTCATGTATATAAGATTTTAAATTAACTTTACGAACTTGTCGATTAGAGAAAGAGAAAGTTTCATTTTAAACTATGTGAATTTTAAACTCTAGGCTGAATAATTTAAGTGTCATTATTTTTATAAGTATAAAAGAATATGACTTGGACAACTGCATTCTTTTCAATATTTGAGTAACTTAAATCATCCTATTTCTTGTAGTATATTAACAAATATAATTCAATTTCAGGTTGTTTGCCGCACGTTCTGATTACCAGAATTATTATGGAAAAATACCATTATCAAATATCATTACCATTTTCTTTCATCACTAGCAattttatatttctctcacttttcttTAGCCAATTTCACGTTACCGCAGATGAGATGTACACATCTTGTGCACCTTTTAACTGTGGTAATTTCATTAATATAAGCTATCCTTTTTGGAACTTTAACACCCAACCTAGCTATTGTGGACACCCAAAATTTATGCTTGACTGTCAAAATGGAAGCTTGACTATAGAAATTAAGTCACAAAAGTTTCACATCCTTCATATGGATCAAGCCTCTCAAATTTTGAGGATTGCAAGAGAAGATATGTGGAATTTGGTTGCCGGTGAAAGACGTCTTTGTCCCAAACATTATACTAATGTGGATATAGATTTTCATTTGTTCAATTACACCTCCAACAATGAAATCTATACTATATTGTACGAGTGTGGTCCTCTTCCAGATTCATACTATTCTCTcgcaaatcaaaatatttttgaagTAACGACTTGTTTTATAGAGGGGATTCTTCATACTGAATACATAGTATCAAGTGACAAATTGGCTGATTTTGGTGTTATGAAGTGTAAGAATAGTACCACAGTTCGTGGAAAAAGGAATTATTTGAAAAACAACTCAACAGTTACAAGGAATGTTTTAGAGGAAGGATTTGAAGTGAGATGGAATGTTGTGGGAGATGACACGTGCCATAATTGCATAAAGCGTGGAGGGAGATGTATATACAAAAGAGTAGAAAAGGCAGTATTGTGTCTCTCAAAGGAATCTATAATATCAAAAGGTCTGTCAAATACAATTCTTCTTAAATTTTGAAATACGAAATTATATTTGAACTATCACAATGCTAACAGATATTTGCTTTCATAACTAAATAATGCAGGAACATGGAGTTGGAAAACGAAACTCACTGTTGGTAATAAGTTCAATTTTCTTatgtatttcatcatttttttcatGTAGATATTTCTTATACACAATATAATTACTTATACttcctattattttttaaaggtGTTATTTCTTCTATGTTGGCAACACTTGTTATCGCTTCCATATGCATTTATAGGCGCCGCAATAATAATAGTTCTGCTGAGTCCTATATAGACTCTCCTAGCATCTCCCAACAACTAACTGAACGGATTAGCAAAAGTCAAAACTATGGAGTTGAACATTTTATCTTTGATGATCTTAATGTGGCCACGGAACACTTTAGTGTTGACAACAGACTAGGAGATGGAGGCAGTGGAGAAGTATTTCGTGGTAAAATATAGCACTTTTGTATTCGAAATATAGTCCTTATGTCTAATTGTCATTGCAGTCATTGCCTTCACACATTGATCGTGATTAAACAGTTTAAACAGTTGAGACTCTAAATTTGAATATGATAATTCATGATGTTGGTTGTCTGGCCTCTATGTAACAACTTACATAAACTGCCTGCAATTTTAGTAGTCCTAACAAATATTTTCTATGATTTGATTATTTTTAGGAAAACTACCTGACGGGCGCGAAGTGGCGGTGAAAAGACTTTTTGACACCGGAAATAAACAAGACCTATTTCTCAATGAAATAAAAATTCTAGCAAAGGTTAAGCATGACAATCTTGTATTGTTGTATGGTTGCACATCACTAAAAAGCCGCGAACCTATGGTTGTCTACGAGTATGTTTCCAATGGAACTTTGCATGAACTTCTTCATGGCGACCAAACTACATCTAAAAAACTTCCTTGGGATACTAGGATGAGGATTGCTGTGGAGACTGCAGATGCATTGAAGTATCTTCACACTTATAAAGTCGTCCATAGAGATGTTAAAACTAGTAACATTCTGTTAACTGCCGATTGTCATGTCAAAGTAGCAGATTTTGGACTCTCGCGCATTTTTCTAGTTGATGAAAGTCGTGTTTTAACAACTGCACAAGGGACTCCAGGCTGTGTAGACCCCGAGTACCAAAATACTAATGTGCTTACTTATAAAAGTGATGTTTTTAGTTTTGGAGTGGTGTTGATGGAACTAATAACATGTTTGTGTGCTTATGATGATATCTCCAGAAAGGGCGATGATATCTTTCTGTACAAAATGGCTGTGGACAGAATTCAAAATCATGCTTTGACTGATATTGTGGACAGTACTCTCAATTTTAATTCAGATTCCAAAGAAAATCAAATGATCAATGGTGTTGCCGATTTAGCAGTTTCATGTCTCCAAATTTCCAGTGATAGACCAACCATGGCAAAAGTGTTCGAATCCTTGCTGAAAATTCAACGCGTGAATGAACTCCATCCTGAAGCTGCTAGTAGTTCTAACCCAGGTGATGAAATAAAGTTACTTAATATATAATGATCAAGATTCACTATTCCCAAGTTAAAATATTGTGAACTACTTGAAAGCAATAAAATGCTAGTGTATAGAGTTAGCTATAAAACTCTAGTTCTGTTACTATTTAATTATAGTAGATTGTTGGATAGTTAGCTTATTTCATTAGTTTAGAAAACTTTATGCAGGGATTGATCCCATTGTATCATTTGGTCCAGTTTTATTATGAATGAGAATTACAAAGTGTTATATCAATTGTCATATTTGCAACATTCAATCTTACTGCCGTGAGTATACACAAAGAGGCAATTCTTTAAGAACTGTTATGTACACATCAAAAATTTAGGAATGTTTGATGTTCATATGTTTGTAAAGCTTGAGTTTTCTCATATGTCTCTGCATACACAGGCACACATCTTTGTTCTTCTTTTGTATCTTTAAAATTGTGTAATGCTCTAGATTATCATGAACTTGATCAGGTGTTGTGTGAAGCTACTCAATGATTTTCCCGAAGGTAAGCACTTTTCAATATACTAAATGTAAAATTAACTGCAATCTATTAATCTGTTACAGGTTTTTGTTCCAACTTTTGTTTATTCAGACCATTTTGCAGTTTTCATAGAAAGTCATGATTCATAGAAAGTTGTTGGCATAGATGAGTTCCAAGATGCTAGTGTGATGCAATACAAGTTTCTAAAAATTCTTGCATCCCATCGTAAAGTAAAAATTATTGGTGACAATGATAGGTCTTAATATTTCTTCATAAATCCCTAATGAATGAGATGGCTGGATAGATAGATATCTTTGTTGTTTTTCTCTTAAGTATCTTGCCATCAGTTTAGTGACTATAATTTATTTGAT from Vicia villosa cultivar HV-30 ecotype Madison, WI linkage group LG4, Vvil1.0, whole genome shotgun sequence encodes the following:
- the LOC131594358 gene encoding LEAF RUST 10 DISEASE-RESISTANCE LOCUS RECEPTOR-LIKE PROTEIN KINASE-like 1.2, producing MEKYHYQISLPFSFITSNFIFLSLFFSQFHVTADEMYTSCAPFNCGNFINISYPFWNFNTQPSYCGHPKFMLDCQNGSLTIEIKSQKFHILHMDQASQILRIAREDMWNLVAGERRLCPKHYTNVDIDFHLFNYTSNNEIYTILYECGPLPDSYYSLANQNIFEVTTCFIEGILHTEYIVSSDKLADFGVMKCKNSTTVRGKRNYLKNNSTVTRNVLEEGFEVRWNVVGDDTCHNCIKRGGRCIYKRVEKAVLCLSKESIISKGTWSWKTKLTVGVISSMLATLVIASICIYRRRNNNSSAESYIDSPSISQQLTERISKSQNYGVEHFIFDDLNVATEHFSVDNRLGDGGSGEVFRGKLPDGREVAVKRLFDTGNKQDLFLNEIKILAKVKHDNLVLLYGCTSLKSREPMVVYEYVSNGTLHELLHGDQTTSKKLPWDTRMRIAVETADALKYLHTYKVVHRDVKTSNILLTADCHVKVADFGLSRIFLVDESRVLTTAQGTPGCVDPEYQNTNVLTYKSDVFSFGVVLMELITCLCAYDDISRKGDDIFLYKMAVDRIQNHALTDIVDSTLNFNSDSKENQMINGVADLAVSCLQISSDRPTMAKVFESLLKIQRVNELHPEAASSSNPGDEIKLLNI